The Tautonia plasticadhaerens nucleotide sequence GGAGCCCATGCCGCGGTACCGCTTGAAGCTCCGGCCCCGGTAGATGATCGTCTCGCCGGGGCTCTCGGCCAGGCCGGCGAAGAGGCCGCCGATCATGACGCAGTGGGCCCCGGCGGCGAGGGCCTTGGCGATGTCCCCCGAATAGCGGATGCCGCCGTCGGCGATGATCGGCACCCGGCCCTCGGCGGCCCGCGAGGCGTTGTGCACGGCGGTGATTTGGGGCACGCCGACGCCGCTGACGACCCGGGTCGTGCAGATCGAGCCGGGCCCGATCCCCACCTTCACCGCGTCGGCCCCGGCGTCGATCAGCGCCCGGGTCCCCTCGGCGGTGGCGACGTTGCCGGCGACGACCTCGATCTCGAAGTCCCGCTTGATCCGCTGCACCGTCTCGACCACGTTGCGGCTGTGCCCGTGGGCCGAGTCGACCACGATCAGGTCCACGTCGGCCTCGATCAGCGAGGCCACCCGCTCGAAGTCGTGCACGCCGACCGCGGCGCCGACCCGGAGCCGCCCCCGGCCGTCCTTGCAGGCGGCCGGGTACTTGTACAGCTTGTCGATGTCCTTGATCGTGATCAGGCCCTTGAGGGTATAGTCCTCGTCGACCAGCAGCAGCTTCTCGACCTTGTTCTTCGTCAGGATCCGGTCGGCCTCGTCGAGGCTGGTGTTCTCTGGGGCGGTGATGAGGTTGGTCTTGGTCATGACCTCCTCGACCGCCAGGTCGTCCCGCTCCAGGAACCGGAGGTCCCGGCGGGTGAGGATGCCCCGGAGCTTCCCCTCGACGGTGATCGGCACGCCGGAGATGTTGTGGTCGGTCATCACCTCCCGGGCCTGGGCCACGGTGGCCGAGGGGGGCAGGGTGACCGGGTCGACGATGATGCCGTTCTCCGACCGCTTGACCTTGTCGACCTCGATGGTCTGGTCCTCGATCGACAGGTTCTTGTGGATGATCCCCAGGCCCCCCTCCTGGGCCAGCGCGATGGCCAGCTCGGCCTCGGTGACCGTGTCCATCGGGGCGGAGAGGATGGGGATGTTCAGCGAGATCGAGCCCGTCAGGTGGGTCCTCGTCTCGACCTCCCGGGGGAGCAGCTCGGAATAGGCCGGTTCGAGCAGGACGTCGTCGAACGTGATCCCGGGATAGGCGATGCGGTCTTGCATGGGGGGAAAAGCCTCCGAACGCACTCCCCGAGCGGGCCGGTCGAGTGGTGGGTGTCGCGGTGCCTTTCCCATCATATTAGAGCGTCCCGACGCCGGGCCGACAACGCCAACTCCCGGTGCCCGACGGGGTCCGGCCCGGGGCGGCACGATCCGCCGTCCCTCGTATCGGCCGGGGCCCGGTCCGGCTCCACCCTTTCCCCGGGATTTGCCGCCTGGGGCGGCCGGCGACGGTCGTGCGGGGAGGGGCGGCTCCTGGTCCTTCTCCGCCCGACGGGCCGCCTCGGCCACGCGTCACTCCCGCGGCCGCCCCCTCGCCCGGCGGACCAGCCCCAGCAGGGCGACCCCGCCCGAGGTCAGCACCAGCGTCGAAGGCTCGGGGATGAACCCGACGACCGTCACCGTCCCCGACGAGAGGCCGGCCAGGGGGATCGGCTCGAACGTCGGGTCGAGGAAGAACGTGCTCGCCGAGCCCGGGACGATCGAGACGGTGAACGCCGAACCCGGGCCCGGGGGGGCGTCCCGCGACGCCTCCAGCACCAGCCGGGCCAGCAGGGTCGGCGTGCCGGGCACCTCGACGCCGAGTCCCGAGTCGGTGCCGTCGCCGCCGAGGTAGGTGTCGCCCGGGGCCAGGGTCGACACCACGACCCCCGCGGGGGGGGACAGCGCCGCCGTCGAGTCGCCGAAGAACAGGTAGCCCGGGTCGGCCAGCTGCCCGTCGGCGGGCGGGGAGGCGAACTCCAGCCGCTGCCCGCCGACCGCCTCGACCCGGACCTCCAGGCCGAAGACGTCGAGCACCGCGCCGTCGGGGCTGGAGATGAGCACGTCGACGGTCGCCGTCCCGCCGGGGGCGAGGGCGGCGTCGGTGATCGTCAAATCGATGGTCGCCCCCCGGGCCATCGGCCCGATCAGCAGGGAGACGAGGAGCGCGATCGCGGGGGGAGTCCGTTGCATGGCGATGTCCTCAACAACCAGATCCGAGGCCGTCCCGTCGGGAGCCCGATTCTAGGGGACCGGGGCCGTCGCCACACGAGGCACCGGCCCCGGGTGTGGCCCCCGGGCAACATGCCGGCCGCCCGGGGCCTCGCCCCGGGCGGCCGGCGATCGGCTCAGGGGATCCGATGGCCCCGGCTCCGGATCGCCAGGGTCCGGTCCAGCGCGTTGACCGCGCCGTCCCCGTTGACGTCCGCCTCGGGGTCGCCGGTCCCGTAGGAGGCCAGGATCCGGGAGAAGTCCCGGTTGTCGACGACCCGGTCGCCGTTGACGTCGCCGAGGAGGCGGTGGAACCCCTGGTCCTGCAGGACGGTCTCGAAGACGTCATCGCCGTCCAGGTCCAGCTCGATCCAGTACGAGCCGTCGCCGACGCCCGAGTTGCGATCCCCCCCGATGCCCTGCGGGCCGAAGTCGAACCGGAGGACATCGCCCGAGACGCCCAGGACGCCGTCGAGCGGCACGGGCTCCTGGGGGCCGACGACCGGATTGCCCGAGGCGTCCCAGCTCACCGGGACCCAGCTCATCCGGGCGGCCCCCCGGTCGAACAACTCGTACAGGGCCCACGGCTCCCCGACCGTGAAGTGGGCCTCCACGGTGCGGATGAAGGACCGCTGGGCCTGGCCGTGCTGGACCTCCAGCGCGTCGAACCGCAGGTCGGGGCCGCCCGCCACGGGCACCTCGAAGGCGCCGACGTCGTGGGCGGGCCCCTGGGGCCTGGAGATGCCGCGGAGGTCGGCGGTGACGTCACCCAGCGTCAGGCCCGCGTCGATCGCCGGGCTGCCGGGCAGGGGGACGGACGACTCGTCCAGCATCGGGTCGATCCCGACGCGATTGCCGTTCTCCCCGTCCGTCAGGTTCACAACGGAGTACGGCCCGAAGATGTTGTGGGCGCTCTCCGGTTCGAAGCTCACCCCGGTGCTCCACCCGACGATCGTGTTGGTGAGGGTCCAGGTCCCGCCGTATCCGTAGAGATCACTGTCGAGGGCGGGCGACGCCTGGGCGATGGTGCTGTTGGTGATCGTGATCGCCCCTCCCTCCTCGATGATCCAGCGACCGGCCTCATCATCCCACCCGGTCTCCGCGCCACCATTGGCGATTCCCAAGCCATAGGACTGCCGGCCGGAATTCCCGGCGATGAGCGTATTGGTGATCGTCAGGGGGCCGCTGTTGTAGATCCCACCTCCAAGCCCCGGGGGGGACGTGTAGGAAGCGCTAGGCGTGTTCCCGATGATGGTCCCGCCGGTGATGTCGAGCGTGCCTGAGTTGTAGATCCCGGGGCCGTGCCTCGGGGCCCGGCTGTCGTGGACCGTGGTGTCGATGAGGGCCATCGTCCCCCGGTTCTCGATGCCGCCGCCGTCGCCCCAGGCTTCCGGGTCGAAGATCACCCCCGAGAGGGACGTCCTCGAGATCGATGCGGTCCCCTCGCTGTAGATGCCCCCCGCATGGGCGGGAGCCTCGCTGACCGGGGTGATCGGGCTGTGAGGTCGTTCCCCCTCGGCCCTCCCCGAGACGATGGATCGGTCGAGCTCCAGCGTGCCGAGGCTGTAGACGGCCCCCCCGACGTGCGCCGTCCCCTCCACGCCGCTCCCGAGGATCGAGACCGCCCCCGTGCTGTAGATGGCGCCACCGGTGCCGGCGCCGGCCAGGTCGCCGAAGTCATAGGCCGCCCACGTCCCCCCGGCCCGCCCGGAGACCGAGCTGTCGACGATCGAGACCGAGCCGCCGCCGTTGTAGATCCCCCCACCCTGGCCGTCGATGAACACGTAGCGCTCGGGAAAGAAGTCATCTTCCGTGTCCGCCGAGGCCGGGCCGGCCTGCCCGGAGACCGAGCCGCCGACGATCGAGACCGAGCCGCCGTCGTTGTAGATCCCCCCGCCGTAGCCGATCCGCGGCGAATTGGTCGGCGCGTGGGGCGAGACCGCCCCTCCCGAGACCGAGCTGTCGACGAGCGACAGCGTGCCCCCGGCGTTGTAGATGCCGCCGCCGTAGCCGACCTGGAGGTCGGGCGAGGGCTCGAGCGTCGAGTTCGCCTGGCCCGAGGCCGAGCTGCCGACGAGCGACAGCGATCCGCCGTCGAGGTAGATGGCGCCGCCCCGCTCCTCGGCCTCCCCCCCGGTGATCGCCAGGCCGGAGAGCTCGACGACGCTCCGGGCCGAGATCGAGAGCACCCGGCTGTTGCCCAGGGCGTCGATGGTCGCGGGGCCGCCCTCGGATCGGATGGTCAGCGCGTCGGCGTCGTCGACGGCCAGCTGGCCGAGGGCCAGGGCGTAGGAGCTCTGGGCCCCGTCGATGATGGCCGGGAGGACGACGGCGTCGTCGCCCGGGGTGGACGCGGCCAGTGCGATCGCCTCGCGGAGGCTGGTGGTGGCGTCGGGCTGCACCTCGTCGGCGAAGGTGTCGACGAGGATCGTCGACAGCAAGGCCCGGCGTTCCATCGCCTCGACCGTCGGTCGCCGCCGGCGCGACGCCCGGGGAGACGGGGGTCGCCCCGGGCCGTCACGGCCCTTGCGAGGGCGACGCCCGCGAACAGATGAGGAGTCCATATCCACCCTCCTCGATTCCGGGGCCCGCCGAGGATCTCGGAGGGCCACTATATTTCTAATCGGGAATTTATTCCATCGGCGATTTTAGCATTCGCTTGGGCCGCCGGGCAAGGGGTTTTCGACCGGAATCCGAGGGGGCGGCGGGGCGTCCGCCCCGCCGGCCGTCGGGGCGCGCGGCGAGGCGGCGGCCGGCCGGCACGGGGGAGTCGGGGTCAGTCGTCGTCCCCCTCCAGCAGGGCCGAGAGGGCCACGCCGGCCAGCAAGCCGACGCCGACGCCGGTCAGCAGCCGGGCCATCGGGTGGGGGACGTCGGGCGGGACGGAGATGACGCCCCGGTGGTCGGCCAGGGCGGAGCGGCCGACGTATCGGCCGTGTTCGGGGATCGCCTCCTCGGCGAAGCGTCGGGCGAGGCGATGCAGGCCGGCTCGGAGGGCCTCGCCGGACATGGGCTCGCCGTGGCCGGTGGCGGCCAGCTCCGGATCCAGTGCCGCCAGCTCCCGGACGGAATGCCAGGCCGAGGGCCAGTCGGGGGTGAAGTACCTCGGCGGGCCGTGGAGCCCCGGCTCCTGGGTCAGCACGGCGAGGGCGGACTCCTGCCGGGTGGTCACGAAGGCGTCCCCGGCGATGAGCGTCCGGTCGGAGTCCCGGAACAGCGAGACGTGGCCCGGGCTGTGGCCCGGGGTGTGGAGCCAGCGCCAGCCGTCCATGCCGGGGACGCTGCCGTCGGCCGGCAGGGGGCGGGCACGCGCCCCCACGTCGACCGGCCCGGCGGGGTAGAGCCAGGAGAGCCCCGCCATCAGGCCGCCGCCGACGGTCGGGTCCGGCGGCGGGTAGCTGGACCGGCCGGTGATGTAGGGCAGCTCCATCGTGTGGGCATAGACCGGCGCGTCCCAGCGTCGGGCCAACTCCTCCAGGGCGCCGACGTGGTCGAAGTGGCCGTGCGTCAGGACGATGGCCGAGGGCCGGGCGCCCTCGCCGAACCGCCCGGCCGCCGCCCGCTCGATGGCGCCGGCCGAGCCGATCATCCCGGCGTCGACGAGGACCCAGCCGCGGTCCCCGGCGCCCTCCCGGCCCACGAAGTAGAGGTTGACGATTCCGGTCCTGGTGTAGGCCAGGTCGTCGAGCAGGGGGGCCGGCCATCGATCGGGGCCCAGGCCCAGGCCGTGGCTCGCGTGTTGCATCACCGTCGACATCGGGGGTGCCTCCTCCCTCGGGCGGTCTCGAGAACGATCGGCGGGGCCGACACCCCGCCCCGCCCTTCCCACGGCAAAGCCCGCGCCGACCCGGACCACGACCAATCCTTCCCCGGCATCCCAGGACTCATCCCGAACCGGCCGGATCGCTGACCTTCGCTGACCTTTGGGGTGGCCGGGGGCTTGGTCCGCTCGACCCCGGCCGCCTCGGCCCGGGAGGGTTGCGGTTCGACGCGACCCCCCATGGCGGGGCGTCGAACGCGTTGTTGCCGATTCGTCGACCCGTCGATCTCGGGGAGTGCGGCCCGGGGCCGGGCCCGTCGCCCCGGCCCCCGACCGGCAGGACCATCGTGGAGACCCTCGCGATCGTCGACGATGGGGCGGGCCCCCGCCTCGCCACCCGGGACCCGAACCCGATGCCCCCAGTCGGCGATTCGCCCCGAGCGGGGCTGGAGCGGTCCCGTCGTCGGTGACCCTCCGGCCGGTCGTCGGGCATGTCCTGGAGGTCGCCCGGCCGGTCCGGGAGGCCCGAGCGGCGCGACGGCCGTCCCCCGGCCCGATCGGAGGCGCCGGGAACCCTTGCCCACACTTCGACTTAAGGGGCCCGGCCCCCCGCCCTTCGGCGTTGTCGACCCGCCCGATTTCGGGTAGAATGGGTGTCGACCAATGTCCACTATGCCCGGGGCCGATGCGCGGCACCCGGGGCATCGACCCGGGCCGAGGGATCGAACCAATCGTGAGCACCGCATCGCCGACCGAGGGCCACCTGCCGACCCCGCCGCTGAACATCGAGGACGAGCTCAAGGAGAGCTACCTCAACTACGCGATGTCGGTCATCGTCAGCCGGGCCTTGCCCGACGTCCGGGACGGGCTGAAGCCGTCGCAGCGGCGCATCCTGGTGGCGATGCGGGACCTGGGGCTCTCCCCCGGCGGCGGCACCAGCAAGTGCGCCGGCATCGTCGGCGAGACGATGAAGCGGTATCACCCGCACGGCGACAACTCGATCTACCCGACGCTCGCCCGCATGGCCCAGTGGTGGAACATGCGGCACCTGCTGATCACCGGCCAGGGGAACTTCGGCTCGATCCACGGCCTGCCCCCGGCGGCGATGCGGTACACCGAGGCGAAGCTCAGCCCGGTGGCCGGCGAGATGCTGGAGGACCTGCAACTCGACACGGTCGACTTCCAGCCCAATTACGACGAGAAGTACTCCGAGCCCCGGGTCCTGCCCGGCAAGTTCCCGAACCTGCTGGTCAACGGCTCCGGCGGCATCGCCGTCGGCATGGCGACGAGCATCCCGCCCCACAACCTGGGGGAAGTCTGCGACGCCTTGGTCGCCCTGATCGACGACCCCGAGATCGACCTGCACGGCCTGATGGGGTACATCCGGGGCCCGGACTTCCCCACCGGCGGCACCATCTGCGGCAAGTTCGGGATCATGGAGGCGTACCGCTCCGGCCGGGGGCGGATCACCCTGCGGGCGAAGTACGAGA carries:
- the guaB gene encoding IMP dehydrogenase, with the translated sequence MQDRIAYPGITFDDVLLEPAYSELLPREVETRTHLTGSISLNIPILSAPMDTVTEAELAIALAQEGGLGIIHKNLSIEDQTIEVDKVKRSENGIIVDPVTLPPSATVAQAREVMTDHNISGVPITVEGKLRGILTRRDLRFLERDDLAVEEVMTKTNLITAPENTSLDEADRILTKNKVEKLLLVDEDYTLKGLITIKDIDKLYKYPAACKDGRGRLRVGAAVGVHDFERVASLIEADVDLIVVDSAHGHSRNVVETVQRIKRDFEIEVVAGNVATAEGTRALIDAGADAVKVGIGPGSICTTRVVSGVGVPQITAVHNASRAAEGRVPIIADGGIRYSGDIAKALAAGAHCVMIGGLFAGLAESPGETIIYRGRSFKRYRGMGSIGAMSKGSADRYRQEVVKTPDGKPSASQKYVPEGVEGRVPYKGPLAEFVYQLVGGLRAGMGYCGTRTIEELRTRTRFIQVTGASVSEGHPHDVVITQEAPNYTSPAFENELGRNSA
- a CDS encoding PEP-CTERM sorting domain-containing protein (PEP-CTERM proteins occur, often in large numbers, in the proteomes of bacteria that also encode an exosortase, a predicted intramembrane cysteine proteinase. The presence of a PEP-CTERM domain at a protein's C-terminus predicts cleavage within the sorting domain, followed by covalent anchoring to some some component of the (usually Gram-negative) cell surface. Many PEP-CTERM proteins exhibit an unusual sequence composition that includes large numbers of potential glycosylation sites. Expression of one such protein has been shown restore the ability of a bacterium to form floc, a type of biofilm.), coding for MQRTPPAIALLVSLLIGPMARGATIDLTITDAALAPGGTATVDVLISSPDGAVLDVFGLEVRVEAVGGQRLEFASPPADGQLADPGYLFFGDSTAALSPPAGVVVSTLAPGDTYLGGDGTDSGLGVEVPGTPTLLARLVLEASRDAPPGPGSAFTVSIVPGSASTFFLDPTFEPIPLAGLSSGTVTVVGFIPEPSTLVLTSGGVALLGLVRRARGRPRE
- a CDS encoding choice-of-anchor Q domain-containing protein is translated as MERRALLSTILVDTFADEVQPDATTSLREAIALAASTPGDDAVVLPAIIDGAQSSYALALGQLAVDDADALTIRSEGGPATIDALGNSRVLSISARSVVELSGLAITGGEAEERGGAIYLDGGSLSLVGSSASGQANSTLEPSPDLQVGYGGGIYNAGGTLSLVDSSVSGGAVSPHAPTNSPRIGYGGGIYNDGGSVSIVGGSVSGQAGPASADTEDDFFPERYVFIDGQGGGIYNGGGSVSIVDSSVSGRAGGTWAAYDFGDLAGAGTGGAIYSTGAVSILGSGVEGTAHVGGAVYSLGTLELDRSIVSGRAEGERPHSPITPVSEAPAHAGGIYSEGTASISRTSLSGVIFDPEAWGDGGGIENRGTMALIDTTVHDSRAPRHGPGIYNSGTLDITGGTIIGNTPSASYTSPPGLGGGIYNSGPLTITNTLIAGNSGRQSYGLGIANGGAETGWDDEAGRWIIEEGGAITITNSTIAQASPALDSDLYGYGGTWTLTNTIVGWSTGVSFEPESAHNIFGPYSVVNLTDGENGNRVGIDPMLDESSVPLPGSPAIDAGLTLGDVTADLRGISRPQGPAHDVGAFEVPVAGGPDLRFDALEVQHGQAQRSFIRTVEAHFTVGEPWALYELFDRGAARMSWVPVSWDASGNPVVGPQEPVPLDGVLGVSGDVLRFDFGPQGIGGDRNSGVGDGSYWIELDLDGDDVFETVLQDQGFHRLLGDVNGDRVVDNRDFSRILASYGTGDPEADVNGDGAVNALDRTLAIRSRGHRIP
- a CDS encoding MBL fold metallo-hydrolase; its protein translation is MSTVMQHASHGLGLGPDRWPAPLLDDLAYTRTGIVNLYFVGREGAGDRGWVLVDAGMIGSAGAIERAAAGRFGEGARPSAIVLTHGHFDHVGALEELARRWDAPVYAHTMELPYITGRSSYPPPDPTVGGGLMAGLSWLYPAGPVDVGARARPLPADGSVPGMDGWRWLHTPGHSPGHVSLFRDSDRTLIAGDAFVTTRQESALAVLTQEPGLHGPPRYFTPDWPSAWHSVRELAALDPELAATGHGEPMSGEALRAGLHRLARRFAEEAIPEHGRYVGRSALADHRGVISVPPDVPHPMARLLTGVGVGLLAGVALSALLEGDDD